The Natrinema caseinilyticum genomic sequence GAATCTTCGAACTCCCCGCGCTCTTCGTCGCCGCCGGCGTCGGATTCCGGCTTCTCTACCGCGTCGGGCAGCGAGTTCGTGGCAGCCGCGACGCCGTCTTCTCGAAATCCTACCTCTACCGGACCGGCATCCTCCTCGTCGCCGGCTGGCTGTTGCTCGTCGTCGCCGCCTTCGTCGAGGCGTTCGTCACGCCCGTCTTGCTCGAGACCCTGTTCGCCGAGCAGGTGCAGGCGGCCTCCTGATCCGAGAACGGTCGAGAGACAGTTTCGAACAGTTCACGTTCCTGAACGGTTTGAAACGGCGTGGATAGTCGCACCCTTTTTGATCGATCGACTGACTGTCATCGGGTATGAACAGACGTGCGATTCAACTGATACTCGTCGCGGCGCTCGTCGCGATCGCCGGCTGCGCCGGCGGAATGGGCGGGAAACCAGCGGATGATCCGACGACTGACGACGCACCGGAGACGATCGACTCGAGTGGCGCAACGGGAACGGCCGCGTTCTACGTCAGTGACGAACCGAGCCAGATCGACAACTTCAGACACCTCAACGTGACGATCACGAAGGTCGGCTTCAAGAAGACCGGGAGCGCCGACGTGAGCGGTGAATCCGGCGAGAACGAGTCGGACGATGGGACGGAAGACGAGGACGAATCGGCCGACGGTGCCGAATCGGCGAACGAAACGTCCGCCGACGAGACGGAGACCGACGACGGGACGGGTACCGAAACCGAGTCCGAGGCGGGTGAGGAAACCGACTCGGACGGAGAACGGACCGACGAGGAAGAAAAGGAGGGCGAAACGGACGCCGACGGTGACGGCGGCGCGTCCGAGGAGCGCTGGGTCGAATACGACGTCGACGAACGGACGGTCGACCTCACCGAACTGAAAGGCGCGAACGCGTCCATGATCGACGAGTTCGACCTGCCGGCCGGCGAATACGAGACGGTCTTCATCTACGTCGACGACACGAACGGCGTTCTGACCGACGGGAGCGAGACGAACGTGAAGCTCCCGAGCAACAAACTGCAACTGCAGACGACGTTCACCATCGGGGACGACGAGTCGGTCGACTTCGTCTACGACATCGCCCCCCACAAAGCCGGGAGGAGTGGACAGTACATCCTCAAGCCGGTGATCAGTCAGAGCGGCACGGGCGACGACGTCGAGATCCGCGACATCGACGAAGAGAACGAAGCCGGCGAGAAAGGAGCGAAAACGGGCGAGAAACGAACCGACGAAGAGACGGAAGACGGCGAGACCGACGACGCCGACGGTAACGGAGACGCGAAACCCGAAGAAAAGCCGACGCAGAACTGACGCTGACTGTTTTTTGGCGTGCGCATCCGTCGGGCGGCCGGACTCGAGTGCGTCCAGCCTCGAGTCGGGTGCTCGTTTTTTCGAGTGCAGTTCGGCGAGTGTGGCCCTGCGCCGTCGTGATTACGGCCGGAGA encodes the following:
- a CDS encoding DUF4382 domain-containing protein; the protein is MNRRAIQLILVAALVAIAGCAGGMGGKPADDPTTDDAPETIDSSGATGTAAFYVSDEPSQIDNFRHLNVTITKVGFKKTGSADVSGESGENESDDGTEDEDESADGAESANETSADETETDDGTGTETESEAGEETDSDGERTDEEEKEGETDADGDGGASEERWVEYDVDERTVDLTELKGANASMIDEFDLPAGEYETVFIYVDDTNGVLTDGSETNVKLPSNKLQLQTTFTIGDDESVDFVYDIAPHKAGRSGQYILKPVISQSGTGDDVEIRDIDEENEAGEKGAKTGEKRTDEETEDGETDDADGNGDAKPEEKPTQN